One Actinospica robiniae DSM 44927 genomic region harbors:
- a CDS encoding ComEC/Rec2 family competence protein, which yields MGDPRVRSRGAHDRPTAKGASGAAGTSGLTSGGELTGRYRKQGGFSTIALVCLLTVTLLGTVLLLRQCTPPGAPAPWILAACDVGQGDALFLALGPGEAVAVDTGPDAAKEDACATRLGITRIPLVILTHFHADHIDGLPGLIKGRSVGAIETTTVDDPPSGADQVRRIAAAAGIPVARVMPDEQRTIGPLSWRVLWPQAGHPLTPSEGGDARGSGGMPGMAGPGGGMAEDGPGENSGPNNSSIVMALTVEAGKGPLRILLTGDIETPVQQILLADRAQYLAADVLKVPHHGSANQDPAFLAAVHPSVSVISVGAGNPYGHPSPRTVYLAGADGARVLRTDVDGMVLIGAPDGPSAPIPVSAAKGDGVVPTAEPTPSERRRGHSRRGRRSHAEHPVHVSPLARM from the coding sequence ATGGGTGACCCACGCGTTCGCTCGCGCGGCGCCCACGACCGGCCTACGGCCAAGGGCGCGAGCGGCGCGGCGGGGACGAGCGGCCTGACGTCCGGAGGGGAGCTGACAGGCCGGTACCGAAAGCAGGGCGGATTCTCGACGATCGCGCTCGTCTGCCTGCTGACGGTGACGCTGCTCGGCACAGTGCTCCTGCTGCGCCAGTGCACGCCGCCGGGCGCACCGGCGCCCTGGATCCTGGCCGCCTGCGACGTCGGCCAGGGCGACGCGCTCTTCCTGGCGCTCGGCCCCGGCGAGGCGGTGGCCGTGGACACCGGCCCGGACGCGGCGAAGGAGGACGCCTGCGCGACGCGGCTGGGCATCACCCGGATCCCGCTGGTCATCCTCACCCACTTCCACGCCGACCACATCGACGGCCTGCCGGGACTGATCAAGGGCCGCAGCGTCGGCGCGATCGAGACCACGACGGTGGACGATCCGCCCTCGGGGGCGGACCAGGTGCGCCGGATCGCCGCGGCCGCCGGGATCCCGGTCGCCCGGGTGATGCCGGACGAGCAGCGCACGATCGGGCCGCTGTCCTGGCGGGTGCTGTGGCCGCAGGCCGGACATCCGCTCACGCCGTCGGAAGGCGGCGACGCCAGGGGCTCGGGCGGCATGCCGGGCATGGCGGGGCCCGGCGGCGGCATGGCCGAGGACGGACCGGGCGAGAACTCGGGCCCCAACAACTCCTCCATCGTCATGGCCCTGACCGTCGAGGCCGGCAAGGGCCCGCTGCGGATCCTGCTCACGGGCGACATCGAGACGCCGGTACAGCAGATCCTGCTGGCGGATCGGGCGCAGTACCTCGCCGCCGACGTACTCAAGGTCCCGCACCACGGCAGCGCGAATCAGGACCCGGCGTTCCTCGCGGCGGTGCACCCGAGCGTCAGCGTCATCTCGGTGGGCGCGGGCAACCCGTACGGCCACCCCTCGCCGCGCACGGTGTACCTGGCCGGCGCGGACGGCGCCCGGGTCCTGCGCACCGACGTCGACGGAATGGTGCTCATCGGCGCTCCCGACGGCCCGAGCGCGCCGATCCCGGTGAGCGCGGCCAAGGGCGACGGCGTCGTCCCGACGGCTGAGCCGACGCCGTCCGAGCGGCGCCGCGGCCACAGCCGTCGCGGCCGTCGGAGTCACGCGGAGCATCCGGTCCATGTCAGCCCCCTTGCCCGTATGTAG
- a CDS encoding S9 family peptidase, translating into MKPPVAKTVPHERVQHSDLVVDPYYWLIDKDDKDTTAYLEAENAFTTEATAGQAGLRERIFQEIKRRTKETDLSVPERKGDWWHYSRTEEGKQYGIHCRLAASGPNPPELSEDGSALPGEQILLDGNVLAEGHDFFSLGSYDLSPDDRLLAYSTDFDGDERFTLRVRDLATGADLADVIPDVHYSTAWSIDNSVLFYTVADEAWRPYRVMRHVIGTPAEQDVVVYEESDEKFWLGVGLTRSERYIGIELGSKITSESWLLPADAPLGEFRLVRARETGVEYSVDHWAHPDDASRDVLFVVHNAGGENFELATAPIGEPGEWTPLIPHDAGVRLVEAEVFADHFVVSYRKDGLTGVAVHPFEDGVPSAVGVPIAFEEPIYTVGTGANPEYHSDRLRLGYTSMVTPSSVYDYEISTGELTLLKRTPVLGGFDPDEYEQRRVWATAEDGTKVPVSVVHRKGLVPDGNAPCLLYGYGSYESSIDPYFSVARLSLLDRGFVFAIAHVRGGGEMGRIWYEQGKLLHKRNTFTDFVAAGRAMVEQGWTSPERLIARGGSAGGLLMGAAANLAPELWHGVLAEVPFVDALNTILDPSLPLTVMEWEEWGNPLESAEVYAYMKSYSPYENVEPVHYPAILVRTSVNDTRVGYHEPAKWVARLRVTALNGSTSDILLKTDMESAGHGGKSGRYDAWRQEAFALAWVCATVGVLDPADAEGAETAAADAEASEAGA; encoded by the coding sequence ATGAAGCCACCCGTCGCCAAAACCGTGCCGCATGAGCGTGTCCAGCACTCCGACCTAGTTGTGGACCCCTATTACTGGCTGATCGACAAGGACGACAAGGACACCACCGCTTACCTCGAAGCGGAGAACGCGTTCACCACCGAGGCCACGGCCGGGCAGGCGGGACTGCGCGAGCGGATCTTCCAGGAGATCAAGCGGCGCACCAAGGAGACCGACCTGTCCGTGCCGGAGCGCAAGGGCGACTGGTGGCACTACTCCCGGACCGAGGAGGGCAAGCAGTACGGCATTCACTGCCGGCTCGCGGCCTCCGGGCCGAACCCGCCGGAGCTGTCCGAGGACGGCTCGGCGCTGCCCGGCGAGCAGATCCTGCTGGACGGGAACGTACTGGCCGAGGGGCACGACTTCTTCTCCCTCGGCTCCTACGACCTCTCCCCGGACGACCGCCTGCTGGCGTACTCGACCGACTTCGACGGCGATGAGCGCTTCACCCTGCGGGTGCGGGATCTCGCCACCGGAGCCGATCTGGCCGACGTCATCCCGGACGTGCACTACTCGACGGCCTGGTCGATCGACAACTCCGTGCTCTTCTACACGGTCGCGGACGAGGCCTGGCGGCCCTACCGGGTGATGCGGCACGTCATCGGCACCCCGGCCGAGCAGGACGTGGTGGTCTACGAGGAGTCCGACGAGAAGTTCTGGCTCGGGGTCGGGCTCACCCGCAGCGAGCGCTACATCGGGATCGAGCTCGGCTCGAAGATCACCAGCGAGTCCTGGCTGCTGCCGGCCGACGCCCCGCTCGGCGAGTTCCGGCTCGTGCGGGCGCGCGAGACCGGCGTCGAGTACTCGGTGGACCACTGGGCGCACCCGGACGACGCGTCGCGCGACGTGCTGTTCGTCGTGCACAACGCGGGCGGCGAGAACTTCGAGCTGGCCACGGCGCCGATCGGCGAGCCGGGCGAGTGGACGCCGCTGATCCCGCACGACGCGGGCGTGCGGCTGGTGGAGGCCGAGGTGTTCGCCGACCACTTCGTGGTCTCCTACCGCAAGGACGGCCTGACCGGCGTGGCCGTGCACCCGTTCGAGGACGGGGTGCCGAGCGCCGTCGGCGTGCCGATCGCCTTCGAGGAGCCGATCTACACCGTGGGCACCGGGGCCAACCCGGAGTACCACTCGGACCGGCTGCGACTGGGCTACACCTCGATGGTGACGCCTTCGTCCGTGTACGACTACGAGATCTCGACCGGCGAGCTGACGCTGCTCAAGCGCACTCCGGTGCTCGGCGGGTTCGACCCGGACGAGTACGAGCAGCGCCGGGTATGGGCCACGGCCGAGGACGGCACGAAGGTCCCGGTCTCGGTGGTGCATCGCAAGGGCCTGGTGCCCGACGGCAATGCGCCTTGCCTGCTCTACGGGTACGGCTCCTATGAGTCGTCGATCGACCCGTACTTCTCGGTGGCCCGCCTGAGCCTGCTCGACCGCGGGTTCGTGTTCGCGATCGCGCACGTGCGCGGCGGCGGCGAGATGGGCCGGATCTGGTACGAGCAGGGCAAGCTGCTGCACAAGCGCAACACCTTCACCGACTTCGTGGCGGCCGGCCGGGCCATGGTCGAGCAGGGCTGGACCTCGCCGGAGCGGCTGATCGCGCGCGGCGGCTCGGCCGGCGGCCTGCTCATGGGCGCGGCCGCGAACCTGGCGCCGGAGCTGTGGCACGGCGTGCTGGCCGAGGTCCCGTTCGTGGACGCGCTCAACACCATCCTGGACCCGAGCCTGCCGCTGACGGTGATGGAGTGGGAGGAGTGGGGCAACCCGCTCGAGTCGGCCGAGGTCTACGCCTACATGAAGTCCTACAGCCCGTACGAGAACGTCGAGCCGGTGCACTACCCGGCCATACTGGTGCGCACCAGCGTGAACGACACGCGTGTCGGGTACCACGAGCCGGCCAAGTGGGTCGCCCGGCTGAGGGTGACGGCGCTGAACGGGAGCACCTC
- a CDS encoding ComEC/Rec2 family competence protein translates to MSPRKNVPDLRLLAPVCAGLVGTRLGLSLPGVDAYVLAGAVFVAGIGCLCVPGRYAGTVVLLPIGAALLVGAVLTTAAALRADAVRGGPIAVLAASGAHARIDATVTGDPKIVKNVILIPVRIEELQSQAGDGDRGHDYRVRAKATVLAFARVPQNTAAWTAMLPSMRIRLSGRLATPRDPDSPDTATILANQAPQIIGGPDLLQRLAGSLRADLRRAVAGLPPEPAGVLPALTLGDTSAVPPQTAADLKTAGLSFLTVVSGENLMFVSAAMLPLAKRIGLRARALAFFGALLALGFTALARPGPPMVRATVTALLASTALATGRRFRGLTATAGAALILLLLDPWLANAYGFILSVAATAGLLISAPAWRDRLIIRGVPNPIATAAAFTAAAELYCEPLLVTFTGRLPLLSVPANVLAVPAAPPATVLGVAAMAAEALFPPAGPAAAWLAQWPTRWICLVARMIAGIPGAAVPWPNGAVGCFALLFVYALGVKLCRAMQRNGPLGDLNG, encoded by the coding sequence GTGAGCCCGCGCAAGAACGTCCCCGATCTGCGGCTGCTGGCTCCTGTGTGCGCCGGCCTGGTCGGCACCCGGCTCGGGCTGAGCCTCCCCGGCGTCGACGCGTACGTGCTGGCCGGCGCGGTCTTCGTCGCCGGCATCGGCTGCCTGTGCGTGCCGGGTCGATATGCGGGCACTGTCGTACTGCTGCCGATCGGAGCGGCGCTGCTGGTCGGCGCGGTCCTCACCACCGCGGCTGCGCTGCGCGCGGACGCGGTACGGGGCGGGCCGATCGCGGTGCTCGCGGCGTCCGGCGCGCATGCCCGGATCGACGCCACCGTCACCGGCGACCCGAAGATCGTCAAGAACGTGATTCTGATCCCCGTCCGCATCGAGGAACTGCAATCCCAAGCGGGCGACGGGGATCGAGGCCACGACTACCGAGTGCGGGCGAAGGCGACTGTGCTCGCCTTCGCCCGAGTTCCGCAGAACACCGCCGCGTGGACCGCGATGCTGCCGTCGATGCGCATCCGCCTCAGCGGCCGCCTCGCCACGCCGCGCGACCCGGATTCCCCTGATACCGCAACGATCCTGGCGAATCAGGCCCCGCAGATCATCGGCGGCCCGGACCTGCTGCAGCGCCTCGCCGGCTCGCTGCGCGCCGATCTGCGCCGAGCGGTCGCCGGACTGCCGCCGGAGCCGGCCGGGGTGCTGCCCGCGCTCACTCTCGGCGACACGTCGGCCGTACCGCCGCAGACCGCCGCAGACCTCAAGACCGCCGGGCTGAGCTTTCTGACGGTCGTATCCGGGGAGAACCTGATGTTCGTGAGCGCGGCGATGCTGCCGCTGGCCAAGCGGATCGGGCTGCGCGCCCGCGCTCTCGCCTTCTTCGGCGCGCTGCTCGCGCTCGGCTTCACCGCCTTGGCCCGGCCCGGGCCGCCGATGGTCCGGGCGACGGTGACGGCGTTGCTCGCCAGCACCGCGCTGGCGACCGGACGGCGCTTCCGCGGGCTGACCGCCACGGCGGGCGCGGCGCTGATCCTGCTGCTCCTCGATCCCTGGCTGGCCAATGCTTACGGCTTCATCCTGTCCGTCGCGGCCACCGCGGGGCTGCTCATCAGCGCGCCGGCTTGGCGCGACCGCCTGATCATCCGCGGCGTGCCGAACCCGATCGCGACCGCCGCGGCGTTCACGGCGGCCGCGGAGCTCTACTGCGAGCCGCTGCTGGTCACCTTCACCGGCCGGCTGCCCCTGCTCTCGGTGCCTGCGAACGTTCTAGCGGTTCCGGCCGCGCCGCCCGCGACCGTGCTCGGCGTGGCCGCCATGGCCGCCGAGGCGCTCTTCCCGCCCGCCGGACCCGCCGCGGCGTGGCTGGCGCAGTGGCCCACCCGCTGGATCTGCCTGGTAGCGCGCATGATCGCGGGCATTCCCGGGGCCGCCGTGCCGTGGCCGAACGGGGCGGTCGGGTGCTTCGCGCTCCTGTTCGTTTACGCGCTCGGAGTAAAACTTTGCCGCGCCATGCAACGCAATGGCCCTCTCGGTGATCTGAATGGGTGA